In Desulfobacter hydrogenophilus, the genomic stretch CTCATAACCCTTTTGCCAGATCATTTTTAAATTCACCTGATCCGCATAATCACGCAATGTTTCCTCGCGCTTCATACATTCGGTGAAAGGATGAATATTATGCCGGTAAAAATACCCCATAACCTCCATGCCCATGTTTCTTAAAACCTCAAGGGGATAGATGGTACACGGGGCACAGCAGCTATGTAGAAGAACTCTCACTATCTTGCTCCGAAGATGGCTGTACCCACGCGCACTAACGTCGCGCCTTCTTCAACGGCCACGGTAAAATCATTGCTCATGCCCATGGATAAATGGGTCATGGTCGTATGGGGAAGATTGAGCGTTTCAACATCGTTACTGATTTGTTTAAGTTTTTTAAAATAAATTCTTGCATCTTCAGGGTCATCGAAAAAAGGAGGCATGCACATAAGTCCTGAAACGTGCAGGTTGTCAAATTGGCAGACCTGTTTTGCAACACCCACAATTTCGTTTTTTTTTGCACCGGATTTGGTCGCTTCCTGTGCTATATTTACCTGGAGTAGAATTTTTTGGGTTTTTCCGATTTTTTTGGCCTGGCGGTTGATTTCCTTGGCCAGCTTAACCGTATCCACGGTATGAATCAGGTCAAAATATTTTACCGCGAATTTGGCTTTGTTGGATTGAAGATGCCCTATAAAATGCCAGA encodes the following:
- a CDS encoding YggS family pyridoxal phosphate-dependent enzyme: MQIQSNIKKINDDICAAAQRSGRDASKVTLIAVSKRKPPEMVQEAMDAGHRDFGENYIQEAMEKIDLLGRKSAIWHFIGHLQSNKAKFAVKYFDLIHTVDTVKLAKEINRQAKKIGKTQKILLQVNIAQEATKSGAKKNEIVGVAKQVCQFDNLHVSGLMCMPPFFDDPEDARIYFKKLKQISNDVETLNLPHTTMTHLSMGMSNDFTVAVEEGATLVRVGTAIFGAR